TCTCGCAGGCATCATTTACAAAGTAGCACCATTGACGCGAAGACGAGCAGTCATAAATTAGCATTCAACTTTAAGGGGAGCAAGGTATTTTGTTGAATCGATGTGTGTTGAAAATTGCTGGTTGGACTAAACGAGCTGGTAAATCGAGGTCTGTCAGGTTGGTGGATGCTGGAATACGCAAACCGTTGTGCGGCAAGGGCTAGTGCGCCTGTGAGCAGGTACGGTCAGGCAGGTGAGTTCTTTTGCTGATTGGTGGTCTGGCCAAGTCAAGTGGTTGAGGAGACAGGAAAAGTTGTCGGAAATAGGTCGACTCTGGCGCCAATAACGTTCATTCTAGGCGCAAAAGCAGCGTTTTCTGCAGGCGCACGAGATGGTGAGAGCAAAGAGGCATTATATTCCTGGGCATATCTGGCACATTACCCATCGCTGTGACAAGCGAGAATTCCTGCTGAAATTTGTAAAAGATCGCGGCCGATGGCTCCACTAGCTACTGGAGGCCAACAGGCGCTATGGACTAGTTATCTTGAATTACATGGTGACCTGCAATCACCTTCATCTGCTTGTTGCGGATGAGGGAAATCGACATGTAATTCCAAGGTCGATCCAGCTGGTGGCTGGCAGAATAGCTCGAGAGTACAATCAGAGGAAGAGACGGCATGGTGCTTTTTGGCAAGATCGGATCAGCCACAGCCGTAGAAAGTGGTGAGCATTTGCTTCGCTGCATCGTCTATATCGACTTGAATATGGTGCGTGCCGGGGTTGTTAATCATCCTTCGCAGTGGTCATTCTGTGGCTACAGAGAAATTCAAGAGCCCCGACGAAAGTGTGCCCCTATTGCTTATGAGAGGCTCATGTAGTTGGCTGGTCTTGCCACTTACGACCAGTTTCGAGCTGCTCACAGGGACTGGGTAGATGACTTTCTCGGTCAGGGAAAAAGGCATATGACAGCAGGGGGACAAAAAGCATTGCCGTGGGTAGCGAGCGTTTTATCCAGAGGACAGAGCGAGAGCTCGGTGCCCGGGCAAAGGGGCAAGTGGTTTGCAAAAATGTTGACGCACTTATACTTAGAGAGCCGGGAGTTTCTTATCGGACCGATTTCCAAGCCCAAAAAGGTGATATTGACGCCGAAAACAGCTATTTCTGGAAGACTAATGTAGATATATTTCGATATGTTAATTTGGCCCGACCACGAAGAGTTACGATGCCATCAATGATTAGTGAGAAGCAACAGTTTATATCGGCTTTTCCACAGACCATAAGGATCACAGGACTCTTTTTATCTGTTGCCAAGTTGTCGGCCTTTGAATTATATACAGGAGACATAGATGGCCATTGTTGAAAGAATCGTTAGACAGCGGAGGTCAATGCCTGAGTCTGCTCAAACTGCGGTGCTGGACTTTATAAGATGTCTGAAATCGAAAGCCAGTCGAATGGATGAGAAATATGAATTGGCGATGAGGGGCTAGGAAAGAAATCAAGTCCTTCAGGGATTAAAGACACAAAGAAGAAATTGTGATGAGCCGAGAAGGATAACAGGTTCTTTTCATAAACCATAAAATATCTATAGAGGCTACCATGAAAAACCTGACCATTTCATGTCTGCTGATTCTGGTGATTTTCTTTGCAAACGAAGCTTTGGCTGCCAATTTTAACGTTTCTGATGTGAGTGGACTTCGCTCAGCATTGGCTTCGGCTGCAACCAATCATGAAGATGATATCATAAGCATCTCGGCGGGACATTATCATACAGGCGGCTCCCCTTTTGTGTACAACCCCTCTTCGGATGAGAACTTCGCCCTTACCATAAAGGGGAATGGGGCAGAGACCACCATATTGGACGGCGATCTTCTGGAAGGGGTGATGGTGATTAACACATCTTCGTTAGCAGACGATAGCAATTGTGATATTGCGGTCAGGGCGATCAGCTTTCGGAATGGAAACAACCCTTCAACCAATGGAAGAGGAGGCCTTTACATCAGGACGGTAAACGGCGACATCATCGTGGAACGATGTACCTTTGAAGGGAATACGGGTTATTATGGCGGAGGTCTCTATGCCTTGGCACTAATTGCAGGAAATGCAACGGTTCAGCATAATCTGTTCTACGACAACTATGCGGATAACCGTGGCGGCGGTGCCTATGTCCGCTCCGGAGCCGGAGTCGCCTTGTTCACGGCGAATGTATGCATGAATAATGAAGCAGATTGGGCAGGAGGTGGCGTACTTTGCTCGACTACCAGTGGTAAAGCAGTGATGACAAACAACGTCTTCCTGGGCAATGTTTCCAGAGATGCGGGCGGTGGGGCGAGATCTTATGGTGATGAGGTCGTGATCACGAACAATTCATTTGTCAACAACAGTGCAAGTTTGAGAGGTGGCGGTGGATTGTTTGTTTATCAGTATTCAAATAATGAAACATGCTTTATTTACAACAACTTGTTTTGGAATAACACGGCAGTAGATAATGGCGAAGATATTTACATAGACGACGATAACAATGGTGATGGTATCGCCTGTCTGGTAAGGCTCTACAACAATAATTACGGTGTAACTGGCTTCTATGTGTCTCTCGGAACAAATCTGCTGCAGGGGAACAATATTCATGCGGACCCTCTCCTCCGATCTCCCGACACTGGGGATGTTCACTTGACAGCGAGATCCCCGTGCATTGACGCCGGCAACGCCGGTGCCCCGGAACTTCCTGATACAGACCTGGATGGTGGAGCGCGTACAAGGGGAACGGCCCCTGATATCGGCGCGGATGAATATGTAGCCAGCTTTCTCGAGGGAGTAAAATTGCTGATCCTGGAGGAATGATGGATAGGGAATTGTGTTGAATGGAAGTCGGTGCGAAACAACTAGCTGACAGAGGATTGCCAAGGTTGGTCGGGCCAAGCTAACTGGTTCGGTGTGGATAGGGTCGACCAAACCAATTAATTGATTTGTTTGCATATAGGGAGAGGCGGTTCGCGAAACCGCCCCCCACGAGATCTGATTTTGGGCTTAAAACGGCCTTTTTGGAGTGAAGAGAGGAGTTTTTGGAAAAATTCTTGCCAGCCTGCAATTGACCCACCTGTAGGAAGAATGTAATCGCAAAATTGAGTCACTCCTGGATTGCGCCTCTAACCACTAATAAAGTGGCGGCATGCCGCTAACATGTTACCGGATTGCCATCCGTGATAGGCAACGCAGGCTGAAGCCTTCGGCGAGCGACTTGATGCCAGGATACCGGTTATTATAATCATTCCAACAATCGGTACGTGCAACCTTTGCCTGGTTAGACCCCAGGTAACCCATATCCATCCACGTTAGGTCTAACTTCACGGACAGTATCCACAAAGCAGCACAGCGGCCACAGTTGTAAAAGAGATTTGTTTCTGATGGGATACCTGTTTGGGCCGAAAAAATAGATGACGAGTGTTCATACGTGTTGATATATTGAAAGGTGTCGGAGGGGCTTTTGGTCTGAGGTGGAGGGAATGGCCGTTTTTTAAAATGTAGAGTTTTGTGGGAAGTATTCATTGGAAAAAACCTAGTAATACAAGATTTTTCAAAACAATGCCTAGATATGTGCCATATCTGGAAGAGACCAGAAAAGGTAACTCTCAAGCATTTAATGAAGTTGTCATGCTGTTTGAGCAATGGGCGTTGAAGAGAGCTTATGCAAGACTAAACGACTATTTTCTTTCAGAAGAAGCAGTGCAGGAGGCATTTATTACCGCCTATTTGAAACTATCATCCTTGCGCAGACTGGAAGCATTTCCCGAATGGTTCCGGGCCATACTTATCTCTTCAATTTGTAAGATCATTAGAAAAAACCACCTCAATATTTCTTTTGTGCAACTGGATGAGTCAAAGGATATTGCTGCCTTAACGGCAACCGATCTGGACGTTTTTGAACAGCGTGAATCGAGAAGATTGATCAGGAGGGCGATAACAAGTCTACCGCCAAAGACAATGGAGGTATGCAGATATTTCTATCTGCACGGCTATTCTCAAAAAGAGATTGCCCATATCCTGAATGTGCCGTTGGGTACGGTTAAACGCCGACTCCATGACGCTCGCAAGAAGCTCAGAGAGTATCTCAAGTATGGATGCACAAAGGCAACTGTTCAGGTGGGTTACCTGCCTATATCCGATCATTTACTGGCAATGCTTTCACAGCATATTAATGAGGATGATAAGCTGCAAATACAACTCCAGAAATTTCTGTCATGGGCATCTCTGGCAAATGCCATTAGAAACCGCGAGTTGGACGTAGCTTTTGTGATGGCCTCACTTGCCATGACCATAAGAAATGAAGGGATTCCCATAATTTATGTTCTTGACGCCGCACATGGCGGCAGCGCTCTCACCGTGCGCAATGGCATCCCCGCTCTCGGGGCCTTGGCTGGTGCTACTCTTGGGCTTCCCGTGCCCAATTCGACCCACTCAGCCCTCCTTCACCTTTTGTTGCGCAACGAGACTATATCAGTCGGCCGGGATATCGCAGCCAGATACTTAGGTCCTTCTTACAACATAAGGGCGCTGCGACGGCATCAAATAGATGGGTTTTTCTGTGCAGAACCATGGAACACGAAGGCCGTGTATGAAGGCGTCGGCCGAATTCTGATACGTTCGGACCAGATCGACGCCGGGCATATTTGCTGTATTGTTGTTGCCAATGAAGATTTTGCCGCCAAACATGGGGATATTCTACAAAGCTATGTCATGAGGTTACTGGCGGCAAGTGATCTTGTCAGAAAGGATCCAGAAAAATGTTCTAAAATCCAGGCAGCTTATACTGGCATCAATCCTCAAATCGCTGAAGATGTGATCCGCAACCGCTATGTCACTTTTTTTGATTTAGAGCCTAATAGGGAGAGAGTTTCAAGAACCATGAACATGGCCAGGAATGCTGGAACTCTCGAACAATGTTGTAATCTTGACAGTTTCATTTCCACGGAATTTGTTTAGCCCGCATCCCTTGCTCTACCTATTCGCAATTGCAACTCCACCTTTCCGAACTTACACGGACAGAAGCGAACGTAAGTGGTGACGGCATTTTCGGTGACAGCCATGTAGACTTTTTGGTGATTTGCGAGTTCAGCCTGGTTGACTGCCTTGCTTCATCTCCGGTTGCCGTTGCATCTTGGGGGTAGGTCCTTCTAGTTGGAGCCATGCGATTCTTATTGCCACGGTACCCCG
This DNA window, taken from Deltaproteobacteria bacterium, encodes the following:
- a CDS encoding sigma-70 family RNA polymerase sigma factor translates to MGSIHWKKPSNTRFFKTMPRYVPYLEETRKGNSQAFNEVVMLFEQWALKRAYARLNDYFLSEEAVQEAFITAYLKLSSLRRLEAFPEWFRAILISSICKIIRKNHLNISFVQLDESKDIAALTATDLDVFEQRESRRLIRRAITSLPPKTMEVCRYFYLHGYSQKEIAHILNVPLGTVKRRLHDARKKLREYLKYGCTKATVQVGYLPISDHLLAMLSQHINEDDKLQIQLQKFLSWASLANAIRNRELDVAFVMASLAMTIRNEGIPIIYVLDAAHGGSALTVRNGIPALGALAGATLGLPVPNSTHSALLHLLLRNETISVGRDIAARYLGPSYNIRALRRHQIDGFFCAEPWNTKAVYEGVGRILIRSDQIDAGHICCIVVANEDFAAKHGDILQSYVMRLLAASDLVRKDPEKCSKIQAAYTGINPQIAEDVIRNRYVTFFDLEPNRERVSRTMNMARNAGTLEQCCNLDSFISTEFV